The Papaver somniferum cultivar HN1 chromosome 6, ASM357369v1, whole genome shotgun sequence genome segment ataaagTTAGGACTTATACAATTAATGATTGAAAGAACAGACAAATAAATAACATAGCATATAAAAAATGAGTGAGGAAGTCAACTTCAAGTGACTACCTTCCTTCTGTGAGAGGAGAGATTGAGAAAAAGCAAAGGTATTCTTCCGCATATTATCCATAATTATATCAAAGTCATCACCAACAGAACTATTGAGTCGAGACCGAATCTTCTTTCCGTCAACAGAAAGTGAACGGTGCTTTTTCTTAAGAAGATCATGAGATTCTTTCAATTGATTATATTGTTCTTGAAGTTTATTCTTCTCTACGATTAGATTTATCTTGCTCTGAATAATCTTCTGATTCTGAGCACTTAATTCTTTAAAAGATGTTTCATGCTGAGCCTTCAGTGAGCGAAAGGCTTGTTCTCGGTCATCGCAAGTTTTATGGAGAGTTAGATATTGATGCGAAAATATTGCTTCCTTCGTCAAAAAAGAACGTTTCTCCTTGGAAAGTTGGAGATTTTCCTCTGATAAAATTTGATTTATTAAATTAGCGCTATATAGCAAATTAGATAGATGGGAGATCTGTGAATTCAATACTTCATTCTCTTAATTTACATGAGTATTTTCCTGAGTTAAATTATCAATATGGTCAAGAGAATACAAGTACTTGTTCTCTAATTGACTCATTTGAGTCTGCAACTCTTCGTTATTCGCACGAAAATCTTCCGCAAGAAATTCAAAATGACACCTCTCCGAAGTTCGCTTCCGATTTAAATCTTAATAAATATATGAAGAAGTTCATAAGGTGAAAATGAGAGAAGAAACATGCTAATAAGGAAGATtatgaaaagaaaggagaaagttACCTCTAAGATTCTTGTTCTGATCATGAAGTTTCTCAGAATCAAAAGCTGCAACTTGGAGTTCTCCCTTTAATCTGCCAACCTCTTTCTCTAAAGTAGCAACCTCTTTCTCTAGAGTAGCATTCTTATGTGAAAGTTCTAGTTTAGAACAACTGGATTCAAAACGAGATTCAGCCAAGATCAGTCGTCGATGAGATTCCTAAAAAAGAAGAAGTTCTTGTTAACAAAAAATATGAGAGGATCATAGTTAATAATTTAAAATATGAAGAGCATTTACCAAGACATCCAGAGTAGTGTGAACATTTGAATCCAATTGGGAACAGATCTCTTCCCTTGAAGCTTTGTCATAAGGAAATTCGCACAACAACTTGCTCAGAGTAGAACAAATATGGAGTTTAAAGGGGTCATTGGTATGCGAATGAGCAATATTAAGAATCTCAGATAAAGCTTGAGAAGCAAGATTCACATTCTCCAAAATTTTCTTATCAAGGGAAAGGGGTTTTAGCAAAAAAGAGGAATGTGGAGAAAGAGAAGAggcagaaatagaagaagagggaATTGAAGGAACAACAGAGTTCGCAGCAACATCCATATTATCTTTCGTAGGGACCACTTTTCCTATAGTAATgttcatattttcaatcaaaggAGGAGTACTTATGACGGTTGAAACAATCAATTCGGTATCCGTAAACGTCACAGAGGCAGGAGAGGGAAAGTCACTTATCTTAAGATCATTACCAATGTTGTCTTTAGGAGGAGGAGAATGAACATTCGCAGAAATAGATGCTAATGAAGAAGAGACAGGAAGAACTGTAATAACTTGAGTTGAAGGAGTGGTTTTTGAACCAAATTTGGGAATAGAAAGATTGGAAGTAAGATCCTCAGGCTTGCGAAGTTTCTTCAATTTAGGTTCTTTTCCACTGTCCATCTCACGATCAGAACCTTGCGAATAACAAcacagataagaaatagaggaaacaatattgttcaATAAAAACAAGATATTTCTTACTCATTTGTTATGCGAAGGCTTCCTTTTGTGAGATTCTTTATCTTGTGGATTTGAAGAAGATCTAGGGTTATTGACAGTTATCTTCATATCACCAGCAGGAAGATTTGTTCTATAAGCAGTATGGGAATTAGGTTAACAATGAAATAAAGGATAATCAAGAGAAAATAAGGTAGTTTCGGTGGATTATACTTACTTTGGATCGGGGTTCATGAGGATGAAGATCGAACAACAGCAGTAGCAGCAAATGACAATGATTAATTGAACAAGTAACAGAGGCAGTAGCAGAGAAGAAAGTTGAgaagaaaacttgcagaaaagaagaaaagagaaataaaaaataagaggAAGAAATTAATTTTCTCGAAAAGTTGATCAATAAATAGGTAGAAGAAAATGACCGGCTGAAAACAGGATGTAACGGTAAAAGCAAAAATGACACGTGTAGAAAATAGATTGAAACCACGAGATAATTTTGGCAAAAGGGAATTTGAAAAGATAAGCATGTGCGATAAGGCAAAGTTAAATTTCTCATTTCGCTCATTGAGTAAGAAAGAACGAAACgagaaaaggaaaaatgtaggAATAAAATATCGCACATATATAATATGCGAGTAAAGAATAATTAGTTGAGTGCGAAGGTTGTCGCAACACTCAGATGTGATGACGAATTGAATGATGTCAGCCTAATCATGAATAAAGTGTGAAGAATTGTGCGAAGTTTATAAGGTCTGCGAAAATAACCAATGTACGTGTGCGATAATATCGCACAaggattccgaaaataaaggatttcttagctgtcatccattatgtaatatcctatataaagagtaGTTGGTCTATAGAGGGGGGGTTCTTTAGAGGGACTTTggtcaagaaattaggagagagaaagattgtaaaGTGAGAAAGAGTAAACCTGAATTTCCCATTACCTTGTAATTGTTCTTgtgattttaataaataaaaatatgattCACTTTGAGGCTGGTTAATTACTAATAAATTCTTATATTTGTGTGGTTGTGAGATTTCTTGCAACTATAACTTGTGCTTCTCTTGATATCAAAACATGCTATCATTATAACTAAGTAAAGTACAATAAACGAGCAATATCTTTTATCTTAAACTTCTACTACTAATTTTGATGCAGGTATCGGATTGTTATACAATGTATTAAAAAAAAGGATATATGTTGTCTTTGCACGTAAGGAAAAGAATGAGAGCACAAAAACATAAAGATATGACTTTTAAACAGAATGGGGGTGAATTGTTGGGGACGAAGATATTTACAGCCGAGGAGTTAGAATTGGCAACTATAAATTATGGTAAGAAGAAAATACTTGAAACAGGAGAGAATATGGTACTGTCTACAAGGGAACTTTAGGAGATAAACGAGTACTTGTACCAATCAAGAAGTTGAAAAAGGTTGATGAAAGCCAGACCAAACAATTCATAAATGAGCTCATAATCTTAACTCAAATTAACCATGAAAACATGGTGAAGTTCTTGGGATGCTATCTAGAGACTGAATTTTCATTGCTGGTTTATGAACGTGTATCTGATATTGGCACATTATTTCGATATATGCATAACAGGGGGCATGAGAAGTTATTAAGACCCTGGGAAACTCGTTTGAGGATTGCGGCTGGAATTGCAAGAGCCCTAGAATATTTACACTTTGGAGATTCAATACCGATGATTCATGGAGATATCAAATCTGCCAACATCCTACTAGATAAAAATTACACACCAATAATATCGGATTTTGGTGTATTGCGGTTGAATCCTTTGGATCAAACTCAAATAGATACACTGGATATTTGGATCCTGAGTTCTTTCTTTCTGTCCAGCTTACGGATAAAAGTGATGTTTATAGTTTCGGTGTAGTTCTTGCCGAACTCTTGACAGGAGAGAAACCCGTTTCTTATGAGAGACCCCAAGAACAACAAAATCTTGCTTCATTTTTTGTTTGCATGTTGGAAAAACATAGTATTTTCAAAATTATTCAACCAAGTAGCTATGATGGTGGAGAGCTGTGGAAAGTCGTCAAAGTTGCTGAGATTGCCAAAAGTTGCCTTCGCATGAAGGGCGAAGAAAGACCTACAATGAAACAAGCAGCCACAGATCTCGCAAAACATGTGTATATTAAAGACATGTGATAGAAAGTTCATTGTCCTCAGAGAACATATGAAGAGTTCA includes the following:
- the LOC113291090 gene encoding wall-associated receptor kinase-like 10 codes for the protein MTFKQNGGELLGTKIFTAEELELATINYGKKKILETGENMLTDKSDVYSFGVVLAELLTGEKPVSYERPQEQQNLASFFVCMLEKHSIFKIIQPSSYDGGELWKVVKVAEIAKSCLRMKGEERPTMKQAATDLAKHVYIKDM